In Salinarimonas sp., a genomic segment contains:
- a CDS encoding tetratricopeptide repeat protein — protein MDQFTREVDEEYRREQMAAMWKRYGGIVVAVVLVVVLGVAGFTFWESRQRQAAEDAALRLYEAGRLVADDRTEEARAVLADVAADAPGGTGVLAELRLAALLAEESTAEGVAAYEAIAADAENPAVLRDLARLRAAVLQLDAAPDAALPVLQSLAQGEGAFRHTAREQLGLAALDRGDYEKAGEWFDQIAVDPETPGALRQRLAIYSALVAAGPVAGPQ, from the coding sequence ATGGATCAGTTCACACGCGAGGTCGACGAGGAATATCGCCGCGAGCAGATGGCGGCGATGTGGAAGCGCTACGGCGGGATCGTCGTCGCGGTCGTCCTCGTCGTCGTTCTCGGGGTCGCGGGCTTCACCTTCTGGGAGAGCCGGCAGCGCCAGGCGGCCGAGGACGCCGCGCTGCGCCTCTACGAGGCGGGCCGCCTCGTCGCGGACGATCGCACCGAGGAGGCGCGCGCCGTTCTCGCCGACGTCGCCGCGGACGCGCCCGGCGGGACGGGCGTGCTCGCCGAGCTGCGCCTCGCCGCGCTCCTCGCCGAGGAGAGCACGGCCGAGGGCGTCGCCGCCTACGAGGCGATCGCCGCGGATGCCGAGAACCCGGCCGTGCTGCGCGACCTCGCCCGCCTGCGTGCGGCGGTCCTCCAGCTCGACGCCGCACCGGACGCGGCGCTGCCCGTCCTGCAATCCCTCGCGCAGGGGGAGGGCGCGTTCCGCCACACCGCCCGCGAGCAGCTCGGCCTCGCCGCCCTCGACCGCGGCGACTACGAGAAAGCCGGCGAGTGGTTCGACCAGATCGCCGTCGACCCCGAGACGCCGGGCGCGCTGCGCCAGCGCCTCGCGATCTATTCCGCCCTCGTCGCCGCGGGTCCGGTGGCGGGACCGCAGTAA
- the der gene encoding ribosome biogenesis GTPase Der: protein MSLIVAIVGRPNVGKSTLFNRLVGKKLALVDDRPGVTRDRREGDAKLADLRFRIIDTAGLEEADPGSLLGRMRAQTEAAIAEADIVLFVMDARTGLLPADRPFAELVRRSGKPVVLLANKAEGRAGAQGAYDAYELGLGEPIAFSAEHGEGLGELYDALVLHMPEDDAGSAFDDPEEADLARGAAAIEVEPDLDEDRDETPVGKPVQVAIVGRPNAGKSTLINRMIGQERLLTGPEAGITRDAITVPWEWRDKKVKLIDTAGMRRRARIEEKLEKLSVSDGLRAMRFAEVVVVLLDATIPFEKQDLTIVDLVEREGRAVVIGLNKWDLVADQTGLLKELQEKATRLLPQVKGAPVVPLSGLAGDGIDRLMRAVFSVYATWNRRISTAKLNRWLADALAANPPPAVSGRRIKIRYCTQVKARPPHFAFFGNQLHALPKSYTRYLVNSLRETFELPGVPIRYSLRTGKNPFDKG from the coding sequence ATGTCGCTCATCGTCGCCATCGTCGGCCGCCCCAACGTGGGCAAGTCGACCCTGTTCAATCGTCTCGTCGGCAAGAAGCTCGCGCTCGTCGACGATCGCCCCGGCGTGACCCGCGACCGGCGCGAGGGCGACGCGAAGCTCGCCGACCTGCGCTTTCGCATCATCGACACCGCCGGCCTCGAGGAGGCCGATCCCGGCTCGCTGCTCGGGCGCATGCGCGCGCAGACCGAGGCGGCGATCGCGGAGGCCGACATCGTCCTCTTCGTCATGGACGCGCGCACCGGCCTCCTGCCGGCGGATCGCCCCTTCGCCGAGCTGGTCCGCCGCTCGGGCAAGCCGGTCGTCCTCCTCGCCAACAAGGCGGAGGGCCGCGCCGGCGCGCAGGGCGCCTACGACGCCTACGAGCTCGGGCTTGGCGAGCCCATCGCCTTCTCGGCCGAGCACGGCGAGGGGCTGGGCGAGCTCTACGACGCCCTCGTCCTGCACATGCCGGAGGACGACGCCGGCTCCGCCTTCGACGATCCCGAGGAGGCCGACCTCGCCCGGGGCGCCGCCGCCATCGAGGTCGAGCCCGATCTCGACGAGGACCGCGACGAGACCCCCGTCGGCAAGCCCGTCCAGGTCGCCATCGTCGGGCGCCCCAACGCCGGCAAGTCGACGCTGATCAACCGCATGATCGGCCAGGAGCGGCTCCTCACCGGCCCCGAGGCCGGCATCACCCGCGACGCCATCACCGTGCCCTGGGAATGGCGCGACAAGAAGGTGAAGCTCATCGACACCGCGGGCATGCGCCGGCGCGCCCGCATCGAGGAGAAGCTCGAGAAGCTCTCCGTCTCGGACGGCCTGCGCGCCATGCGCTTCGCCGAGGTGGTGGTCGTGCTGCTGGACGCGACGATTCCCTTCGAGAAGCAGGACCTCACCATCGTCGATCTCGTCGAGCGCGAGGGCCGCGCCGTCGTCATCGGCCTCAACAAGTGGGACCTCGTCGCCGACCAGACCGGGCTCCTCAAGGAGCTTCAGGAGAAGGCCACGCGGCTCCTGCCGCAGGTCAAGGGCGCGCCCGTCGTTCCGCTGTCGGGCCTCGCGGGGGACGGCATCGACCGGCTGATGCGCGCCGTCTTCTCGGTCTACGCCACCTGGAACCGCCGCATCTCGACGGCGAAGCTCAACCGCTGGCTCGCCGACGCGCTCGCCGCGAACCCGCCGCCGGCGGTCTCCGGGCGGCGGATCAAGATCCGCTACTGCACCCAGGTGAAGGCCCGCCCGCCGCATTTCGCCTTCTTCGGCAACCAGCTCCACGCCCTGCCGAAGAGCTACACCCGCTACCTCGTCAACAGCCTGCGCGAGACCTTCGAGCTCCCCGGCGTGCCGATCCGCTACTCCCTGCGCACGGGCAAGAACCCCTTCGACAAGGGCTGA
- a CDS encoding aspartate/glutamate racemase family protein produces the protein MRLLVVNPNTSAGVTRAIGRAARAAAGPDDVVEAVSAPFGPALIVTEADAAQAERAVLACVEARAADVDRIVLASFGDTAIDAVRARVPVPVVGIARAAFLAAMAAGERFSIVSFGPEVEPSLRAIVARYGLTSRLASLRVLEGARWEDPAEIATRLVEPLADLCARTEADGCDAIVLGGGPLAGLAPAIAPRLRVPLIDGVVAAVALQRALVAPRRAPPPPA, from the coding sequence ATGCGTCTCCTCGTCGTCAACCCGAACACGTCCGCGGGCGTCACCCGCGCCATCGGCCGCGCAGCGCGGGCGGCGGCGGGCCCGGACGACGTCGTCGAGGCGGTGAGCGCGCCCTTCGGCCCGGCGCTGATCGTGACCGAGGCGGACGCGGCGCAGGCGGAGCGCGCCGTCCTCGCCTGCGTCGAGGCGCGCGCGGCGGATGTCGACCGGATCGTGCTCGCCTCCTTCGGGGACACGGCGATCGACGCGGTTCGGGCGCGGGTCCCGGTTCCGGTCGTCGGCATCGCGCGCGCCGCCTTCCTCGCCGCGATGGCGGCGGGGGAGCGCTTCTCGATCGTCTCGTTCGGCCCGGAGGTGGAGCCCTCGCTGCGCGCCATCGTCGCGCGCTACGGGCTGACGAGCCGGCTCGCCAGCCTGCGGGTGCTGGAGGGGGCGCGGTGGGAGGACCCCGCGGAGATCGCCACGCGGCTGGTCGAGCCCCTCGCGGATCTGTGCGCGCGCACGGAGGCCGACGGCTGCGATGCGATCGTGCTCGGGGGCGGGCCGCTGGCGGGGCTCGCGCCGGCGATCGCCCCGCGGCTGCGGGTGCCGCTGATCGACGGCGTCGTCGCCGCGGTCGCGCTGCAGCGGGCCCTCGTCGCGCCGCGGCGCGCGCCCCCGCCGCCCGCCTGA
- a CDS encoding TRAP transporter large permease translates to MPIEPGYLILILLVTLLVMGMPIAFVLGVTAMTLILLDPAVVPQIMGLVPFGGANNYLLVAALLFMIAGEVMNQGRIAEKLIAFASSLVGHIRGGLAHVNILTSLFFSEISGTATSDAAAIGSVMIPQMKKRGYPVAFAAAVTSTSATMAIIVPPSLNLILYAYVADASIAQLFAAGILPGIVVCALLMGTAYAISVRRGYPIEGKFSLARVGATGKDAVVPLTLPLLILGGILGGIFTATEAGAVAALWSIVLAALLYRTLTLSRFVDTLRIAGKRSAMLMFIVATSTLLGWYLTNQQIPQEIARAILGISDSYWVVLLAINAFFLLAGTIVHGTPAILMLVPIFLPLANQLGIDPVHFGLIVTINLGIGQQTPPVASVVLITCAIAKISIGQILPSMLWFIGAMLVALLLVNAFPALSLWLPSVIL, encoded by the coding sequence ATGCCCATAGAGCCCGGATACCTGATCCTGATCCTGCTCGTGACGCTGCTCGTCATGGGCATGCCGATCGCCTTCGTGCTCGGCGTCACGGCGATGACGCTGATCCTGCTCGACCCCGCCGTCGTGCCGCAGATCATGGGGCTCGTGCCCTTCGGCGGGGCGAACAACTACCTGCTGGTCGCGGCGCTCTTGTTCATGATCGCCGGCGAGGTGATGAACCAGGGCCGCATCGCCGAGAAGCTGATCGCCTTCGCCAGCTCCCTCGTCGGCCACATCCGCGGCGGGCTCGCCCACGTCAACATCCTCACCTCGCTGTTCTTCTCGGAGATCTCCGGCACCGCCACCTCGGACGCCGCCGCCATCGGCTCGGTGATGATCCCGCAGATGAAGAAGCGCGGCTATCCGGTCGCCTTCGCCGCCGCCGTCACCTCCACCTCGGCGACGATGGCGATCATCGTGCCGCCGAGCCTCAATCTCATCCTCTACGCCTACGTCGCCGACGCCTCGATCGCGCAGCTCTTCGCGGCGGGCATCCTGCCCGGGATCGTCGTCTGCGCGCTGCTGATGGGGACGGCCTACGCGATCTCGGTGCGCCGCGGCTATCCGATCGAGGGGAAGTTCTCGCTCGCGCGCGTCGGCGCGACCGGCAAGGACGCGGTGGTGCCGCTGACGCTGCCGCTGCTGATCCTCGGCGGCATCCTGGGCGGCATCTTCACGGCGACGGAAGCCGGCGCCGTGGCGGCCCTGTGGTCGATCGTGCTGGCCGCCCTCCTCTACCGCACGCTCACCCTGTCGCGCTTCGTCGACACGCTGCGGATCGCGGGCAAGCGCTCGGCGATGCTGATGTTCATCGTCGCCACCTCGACGCTGCTCGGCTGGTATCTGACGAACCAGCAGATCCCGCAGGAGATCGCCCGGGCCATTCTCGGCATCTCGGATTCGTACTGGGTGGTGCTGCTGGCCATCAACGCCTTCTTCCTGCTCGCCGGCACCATCGTGCACGGCACGCCGGCGATCCTGATGCTGGTGCCGATCTTCCTGCCGCTGGCGAACCAGCTCGGGATCGACCCGGTCCATTTCGGGCTCATCGTCACGATCAACCTCGGCATCGGCCAGCAGACGCCGCCCGTGGCCTCCGTCGTGCTCATCACCTGCGCCATCGCCAAGATCTCGATCGGGCAGATCCTGCCCTCGATGCTGTGGTTCATCGGGGCGATGCTGGTGGCGCTCCTCCTCGTGAACGCCTTTCCCGCCCTCTCCCTGTGGCTGCCCTCGGTGATCCTGTGA
- a CDS encoding TRAP transporter small permease, which translates to MLERFVLAADRVLSRALDAAVVGLAGLLLVLLNWAVFARFVLNSSVSWGEELPAHLLATLTFVGAAYLTRTNEHLGFDSVVKAMPPALQRVVMAANLALMTLFSALVAWYGAIAAASFSGRALISIDLPMALFRGAMPLGAALIAAICAVRIAALLLGRIRPDSLLPETDA; encoded by the coding sequence ATGCTCGAACGCTTCGTTCTCGCCGCAGACCGCGTGCTCTCCCGCGCGCTCGACGCGGCGGTCGTCGGCCTGGCGGGCCTCCTCCTCGTCCTGCTGAACTGGGCGGTGTTCGCCCGGTTCGTGCTCAATTCCTCGGTGTCGTGGGGCGAGGAGCTGCCCGCGCATCTCCTCGCGACGCTGACCTTCGTCGGCGCGGCCTATCTGACGCGCACCAACGAGCATCTGGGCTTCGACAGCGTGGTGAAGGCCATGCCGCCGGCGCTCCAGCGCGTCGTCATGGCGGCGAACCTCGCCCTGATGACGCTGTTCTCGGCGCTCGTCGCCTGGTACGGCGCGATCGCCGCGGCGAGCTTCTCGGGGCGGGCGCTGATCTCGATCGACCTGCCGATGGCGCTCTTCCGGGGGGCGATGCCGCTCGGCGCGGCGCTCATCGCCGCGATCTGCGCGGTGCGGATCGCCGCCCTCCTCCTCGGCCGCATCCGGCCCGACAGCCTCCTGCCGGAGACCGACGCCTGA
- a CDS encoding TRAP transporter substrate-binding protein, which translates to MTLRQASGIAASGIAAAALGLALASAQPAAAQEVVQINSSLPEGSFAHVFLQEFESRLEAALPGEIDVQIFMGNTLGSEEDVLQGMGLGTHHASLSASAVSQINPRAAVFDLPYLFEDRAAVQAFFESEAGDMLKEGFEGKGVRLLALWDNGFRVITNDVRPIVTPADLEGLKIRTPTSRQRVAMFNTLGANATPLSFGEVYSALDQGVIDGQENPAHVADSARFYEVQDYMSLSNHVYLPTFLLFSSMLLDRMEPEMRETIEQVAAEMAPWTFAWGEDTDAKTLAALEGKIAINEVDFPAFQEAAAPLFEDPLFVDVIGADMIAATRAALASQ; encoded by the coding sequence ATGACGCTTCGCCAAGCCTCCGGGATCGCCGCCTCCGGCATCGCCGCCGCCGCCCTCGGTCTCGCCCTCGCCTCCGCGCAGCCAGCCGCTGCCCAGGAGGTCGTCCAGATCAATTCGTCCCTCCCCGAGGGCTCCTTCGCCCACGTCTTCCTGCAGGAGTTCGAGAGCCGCCTCGAGGCCGCCCTGCCCGGCGAGATCGACGTCCAGATCTTCATGGGCAACACGCTCGGCTCGGAGGAGGACGTGCTCCAGGGCATGGGGCTCGGCACGCACCACGCCTCGCTCTCCGCCTCGGCGGTGAGCCAGATCAACCCGCGCGCCGCCGTGTTCGACCTGCCCTACCTCTTCGAGGACCGCGCCGCCGTGCAGGCCTTCTTCGAGAGCGAGGCCGGCGACATGCTCAAGGAGGGCTTCGAGGGCAAGGGCGTGCGCCTGCTCGCCCTGTGGGACAACGGCTTTCGCGTGATCACCAACGACGTGCGCCCGATCGTGACGCCGGCCGACCTCGAGGGCCTCAAGATCCGCACCCCCACGAGCCGCCAGCGGGTCGCGATGTTCAACACGCTCGGCGCCAACGCCACGCCGCTGTCCTTCGGCGAGGTCTATTCCGCCCTCGACCAGGGCGTGATCGACGGCCAGGAGAACCCGGCGCACGTGGCCGATTCGGCGCGCTTCTACGAGGTTCAGGACTACATGTCCCTGTCGAACCACGTCTATCTGCCGACCTTCCTGCTCTTCTCCTCGATGCTGCTCGACCGGATGGAGCCGGAGATGCGCGAGACGATCGAGCAGGTCGCCGCCGAGATGGCGCCCTGGACCTTCGCCTGGGGCGAGGACACGGACGCGAAGACGCTCGCCGCGCTCGAAGGCAAGATCGCCATCAACGAGGTCGACTTCCCGGCCTTCCAGGAAGCGGCCGCGCCGCTCTTCGAGGATCCGCTCTTCGTCGACGTCATCGGCGCGGACATGATCGCCGCGACCCGCGCCGCGCTCGCCTCGCAGTGA
- a CDS encoding MurR/RpiR family transcriptional regulator, producing MSPKAQPSFLARVRAALPRLHPTERRLADFVLSFPGELASYTATELARLANVSNATVTRFVRKIGYAGYEEARQHVRAERQTGAALYRVAASGAEAGDLVVRHAEQGAANLEQTLGALSLEEIDALAEALLTVRRVWIVGFRSGAAFAQYLAWQILQVVERVSLIPGPGETLGEHLAGIGAEDCVVVFGLRRRPAKLEAILDQIVRSGARIAYVTDESLAPDRRVSWHLRCQTAAPGPLFSHVSVMGLCHLLATRVIERAGQDGRRRLTAIESLHDALDEL from the coding sequence ATGTCGCCAAAGGCTCAGCCGTCCTTCCTCGCGCGCGTGCGCGCCGCCCTGCCCCGCCTGCATCCGACGGAGCGGCGCCTCGCCGATTTCGTGCTGAGCTTTCCCGGCGAGCTCGCGAGCTACACGGCGACCGAGCTCGCGCGTCTCGCCAACGTCTCCAACGCCACCGTCACCCGCTTCGTGCGCAAGATCGGCTATGCCGGCTACGAGGAGGCGCGCCAGCACGTGCGCGCCGAGCGGCAGACGGGCGCGGCGCTCTACCGCGTCGCCGCGAGCGGCGCCGAGGCCGGAGACCTCGTCGTGCGCCACGCCGAGCAGGGCGCGGCGAACCTCGAGCAGACGCTCGGCGCGCTCTCGCTGGAAGAGATCGACGCGCTCGCCGAGGCGCTCCTCACGGTGCGGCGGGTCTGGATCGTCGGGTTCCGCTCGGGGGCGGCCTTCGCGCAGTATCTCGCCTGGCAGATCCTGCAGGTGGTCGAGCGCGTGTCGCTGATCCCCGGCCCGGGCGAGACGCTCGGCGAGCATCTCGCCGGCATCGGGGCGGAGGACTGCGTCGTCGTGTTCGGCCTTCGGCGCCGGCCGGCCAAGCTCGAGGCGATCCTGGACCAGATCGTCCGCTCGGGCGCCCGCATCGCCTACGTCACCGACGAGAGCCTCGCCCCCGACCGCCGCGTCTCCTGGCACCTGCGCTGCCAGACGGCGGCGCCCGGCCCGCTGTTCAGCCACGTCTCGGTGATGGGGCTGTGCCACCTCCTCGCGACGCGGGTGATCGAGCGCGCCGGGCAGGACGGGCGACGCCGGCTGACCGCCATCGAGAGCCTGCACGACGCGCTCGACGAGCTCTGA
- the iolB gene encoding 5-deoxy-glucuronate isomerase, translating to MADLLRRPVGTHGRVHAITPESAGWTYVGFALYRLNPGETAAEETGGREAMLVLVEGKAEIEAGGAALGELGGRMDVFSGERPYSVYVAAGSSWRARATTPLTLAVCTAPGNGARPVTVIRPEAVEAVTRGRGTNTRRIHPIAMEERDVADSLLVTEVFTPQGHWSSYPPHRHDEDDYPRMTYLEETYYHRLNPATGFGLQRVFTEDGSLDETMAVADGDVVLVPRGHHPCAAPYGIEMYYLNVMAGPRRAWRFANHPDFDWIARRDAG from the coding sequence ATGGCCGATCTGCTGCGCAGGCCCGTGGGCACGCACGGGCGCGTCCACGCCATCACGCCGGAGAGCGCGGGCTGGACCTATGTGGGGTTCGCGCTCTACCGGCTGAACCCCGGCGAGACGGCGGCCGAGGAGACGGGCGGGCGCGAGGCGATGCTCGTCCTCGTCGAGGGCAAGGCGGAGATCGAGGCCGGCGGCGCGGCGCTCGGCGAGCTGGGCGGCCGGATGGACGTGTTCTCCGGCGAGCGGCCGTATTCCGTCTACGTCGCGGCGGGGTCCTCGTGGCGGGCGCGGGCGACGACGCCGCTGACCCTCGCGGTCTGCACCGCGCCGGGCAACGGCGCGCGCCCGGTGACGGTGATCCGGCCGGAGGCGGTCGAGGCCGTCACCCGCGGGCGGGGGACGAACACGCGGCGCATCCACCCGATCGCCATGGAGGAGCGCGACGTCGCCGATTCGCTGCTCGTCACGGAGGTGTTCACGCCGCAGGGGCACTGGTCGTCCTACCCGCCGCACCGGCACGACGAGGACGACTACCCGCGCATGACCTACCTGGAGGAGACCTACTACCACCGCCTGAACCCGGCCACCGGCTTCGGCCTGCAGCGGGTGTTCACCGAGGACGGGTCGCTCGACGAGACCATGGCGGTCGCCGACGGCGACGTGGTGCTGGTGCCCAGGGGCCACCACCCCTGCGCCGCGCCCTACGGGATCGAGATGTACTACCTCAACGTCATGGCCGGACCGCGACGGGCCTGGCGCTTCGCCAACCACCCGGATTTCGACTGGATCGCCCGGCGCGACGCGGGGTGA
- the iolE gene encoding myo-inosose-2 dehydratase — protein MIRYGTNPIAWSNDDDRRLGAHITLEQCLADAAAIGFDGIEKGHKFPQQPSALKATLGPYGLVYVSGWHSLNLLSRGVAAEKAALDPVLDLLEAMGSRVCIVCETSNAIHGDDGKPLAGRPVLAEADWPGFADGVEALAAHCATRGIDLVYHHHMGTVVQSEAEIDRLMAETGPATKLLLDTGHAFFAGADPTALAQKHMDRVRHIHAKNVRPAIAREVEAEGLSFLEGVRRGVFTVPGDPEGGVDFPSVLRIAAERGYDGWLVIEAEQDPAVRDPKVYQSMGLEALRRIAREAGLDAEAL, from the coding sequence ATGATCCGCTACGGCACCAATCCCATCGCCTGGTCGAACGACGACGACCGGAGGCTCGGCGCGCACATCACCCTCGAGCAGTGCCTCGCGGACGCCGCCGCCATCGGCTTCGACGGCATCGAGAAGGGGCACAAGTTTCCCCAGCAGCCCTCCGCGCTGAAGGCGACGCTCGGGCCCTACGGGCTCGTCTACGTCTCGGGCTGGCACTCGCTGAACCTGCTCTCCCGCGGCGTCGCGGCGGAGAAGGCGGCGCTCGACCCGGTGCTCGACCTGCTGGAGGCGATGGGCTCGCGCGTGTGCATCGTCTGCGAGACCTCGAACGCGATCCACGGCGACGACGGAAAGCCGCTCGCCGGGCGGCCCGTTCTCGCCGAGGCCGACTGGCCCGGCTTCGCCGACGGCGTCGAGGCGCTCGCGGCGCATTGCGCCACGCGAGGGATCGACCTCGTCTACCACCACCACATGGGCACGGTGGTGCAGAGCGAGGCGGAGATCGACCGGCTGATGGCCGAGACCGGCCCTGCGACGAAGCTCCTCCTCGACACCGGCCACGCCTTCTTCGCCGGCGCGGACCCGACCGCGCTGGCCCAGAAGCACATGGACCGCGTGCGCCACATCCACGCGAAGAACGTCCGCCCCGCGATCGCGCGCGAGGTCGAGGCGGAGGGATTGAGCTTCCTCGAGGGCGTGCGGCGCGGCGTCTTCACCGTGCCCGGGGACCCGGAGGGCGGGGTCGACTTCCCGAGCGTGCTGAGGATCGCGGCCGAGCGGGGCTACGACGGCTGGCTCGTGATCGAGGCGGAGCAGGATCCGGCGGTCCGCGATCCGAAGGTGTACCAGTCGATGGGCCTCGAGGCGCTGCGCCGGATCGCGCGCGAGGCCGGGCTCGACGCGGAGGCTCTGTGA
- the iolD gene encoding 3D-(3,5/4)-trihydroxycyclohexane-1,2-dione acylhydrolase (decyclizing), whose translation MRTIRLTAAQAMVRWLAAQETAPGVPFLGGVWAIFGHGNVAGLGEALHGIRERLPTFRGHNEQSMAHAAIAYAKASNRRRAMAVTSSIGPGATNMVTAAALAHVNRLPVLLVPGDVFASRLPDPVLQQVEDFGDGTISANDCFRAVSRYFDRITRPEQLLSALPRAMSVLTDPAECGPVTLAFCQDVQTMAWDWPEDFFAARLWRPRRPRPDTDELAAAVAALTRAKRPLVIAGGGALYADATGDLAAFCEAHNLPVAETQAGKSAVPDDHPLALGSIGVTGSSAANAVAAEADVVLAVGTRLQDFTTGSWALFGNPDLRIVGLNVAAFDAGKHGALPLVADAKAGLADLDAALAGWRAEGDFAALKAEWDAAVDAASALPTSGNALPSDAQVIGAVQRASNADTVVVCAAGGLPGELHKLWRAARPNGYHVEYGYSTMGYEIAGGLGVKMALPEREVVVMVGDGSYMMMNSELATAVMLGRKLIVVVLDNRGFGCINRLQRATGGESFNNLLDDAVHETPAHIDFAAHMAAMGARTEKVSSVAELEAALARARASDATCGIVIDTDPTITTQAGGAWWDVAVPEVSTREEVRAARAAYEQAAARRRP comes from the coding sequence ATGAGGACGATCCGGCTGACGGCGGCCCAGGCCATGGTGCGCTGGCTCGCGGCGCAGGAGACCGCGCCGGGCGTGCCCTTCCTCGGCGGCGTGTGGGCGATCTTCGGCCACGGCAACGTGGCGGGGCTCGGCGAGGCGCTGCACGGGATCCGCGAGCGGCTGCCCACCTTCCGCGGCCACAACGAGCAGTCCATGGCCCACGCGGCGATCGCCTACGCCAAGGCCTCGAACCGCCGCCGCGCCATGGCGGTGACGTCCTCCATCGGGCCCGGCGCGACCAACATGGTCACCGCCGCGGCGCTGGCGCACGTGAACCGGCTGCCTGTCCTGCTCGTGCCGGGCGACGTCTTCGCGAGCCGGCTGCCGGACCCGGTGCTCCAGCAGGTGGAGGATTTCGGGGACGGCACGATCAGCGCCAACGACTGCTTCCGGGCGGTCTCGCGCTATTTCGACCGCATCACCCGCCCCGAGCAGCTGCTGTCCGCCCTCCCCCGGGCGATGAGCGTGCTGACCGACCCGGCGGAGTGCGGCCCTGTCACGCTCGCCTTCTGCCAGGACGTCCAGACCATGGCCTGGGACTGGCCGGAGGACTTCTTCGCAGCGCGGCTGTGGCGCCCGCGCCGGCCGCGACCGGACACGGACGAGCTCGCCGCCGCCGTCGCCGCGCTGACCCGGGCGAAGCGGCCGCTGGTGATCGCCGGCGGCGGGGCGCTCTATGCGGACGCGACGGGCGACCTCGCCGCCTTCTGCGAGGCGCACAACCTGCCCGTCGCCGAGACGCAGGCGGGCAAGTCGGCTGTCCCCGACGACCATCCGCTCGCTCTCGGCTCGATCGGCGTCACCGGATCGAGCGCGGCGAACGCGGTGGCCGCCGAGGCGGACGTCGTGCTGGCGGTGGGCACGCGGCTGCAGGACTTCACGACGGGCTCGTGGGCGCTCTTCGGCAACCCCGATCTTCGGATCGTCGGCCTCAACGTCGCCGCCTTCGACGCCGGCAAGCACGGGGCGCTGCCCCTCGTCGCGGACGCCAAGGCCGGCCTCGCCGATCTCGACGCGGCGCTGGCCGGCTGGCGGGCCGAGGGCGATTTCGCCGCCCTGAAGGCGGAATGGGACGCCGCCGTCGACGCGGCGAGCGCGCTGCCGACGTCGGGCAACGCGCTGCCCTCCGACGCGCAGGTGATCGGCGCCGTGCAGCGGGCCTCGAACGCCGACACGGTCGTCGTCTGCGCCGCGGGCGGGCTTCCGGGCGAATTGCACAAGCTCTGGCGGGCGGCGCGGCCGAACGGGTACCACGTGGAATACGGCTACTCGACCATGGGCTACGAGATCGCCGGGGGCCTCGGGGTGAAGATGGCGCTGCCCGAGCGCGAGGTCGTCGTCATGGTGGGCGACGGCTCGTACATGATGATGAATTCCGAGCTCGCCACCGCCGTGATGCTCGGGCGGAAGCTCATCGTCGTCGTGCTCGACAATCGCGGCTTCGGCTGCATAAACCGGCTCCAGCGCGCGACCGGGGGCGAGAGCTTCAACAACCTCCTGGACGACGCCGTCCACGAGACGCCGGCACATATCGACTTCGCTGCGCACATGGCGGCGATGGGGGCGCGCACGGAGAAGGTGTCCTCGGTCGCGGAGCTGGAGGCGGCGCTCGCCCGGGCGCGGGCGTCGGACGCGACCTGTGGCATCGTCATCGACACCGACCCGACGATCACGACGCAGGCCGGCGGCGCCTGGTGGGACGTCGCCGTGCCGGAAGTCTCGACCCGCGAGGAGGTCCGCGCCGCGCGCGCGGCCTACGAGCAGGCCGCCGCCCGCCGCCGCCCCTGA